One region of Cucurbita pepo subsp. pepo cultivar mu-cu-16 chromosome LG03, ASM280686v2, whole genome shotgun sequence genomic DNA includes:
- the LOC111791673 gene encoding dof zinc finger protein DOF3.5: protein MDRGWKPMVEISPNCPRCGSSNTKFCYYNNYSLTQPRYFCKGCRRYWTKGGSLRNVPIGGGCRRHRRPAKPLTLSPSPSNPKFHHTNGTSSLHHNHRLPDPDMSPVIDLAVVYANFVNQKLTTPGTITADSTTSNAAGESGNLCEFSMQECGLGGNEYQVAGCFGLEENSENQVDNIEVAARELQLPPLPGEEMVGGWANSMIMNHHHHHLQPTRVEVFGMETQDPTLVGGNWSPIDLSNYETFSRA from the coding sequence ATGGATAGGGGATGGAAGCCAATGGTGGAAATATCACCCAATTGTCCAAGATGTGGCTCTTCCAACACTAAGTTTTGTTATTACAACAATTACAGCCTCACCCAACCTCGCTACTTCTGCAAAGGCTGTCGTCGCTACTGGACCAAAGGCGGTTCCCTCCGTAACGTCCCCATCGGTGGTGGCTGTCGGAGGCACCGACGACCAGCCAAGCCCTTAACACTATCTCCATCTCCctcaaaccctaaatttcacCACACCAATGGTACCAGCTCCCTCCACCACAATCACCGTCTCCCCGATCCAGACATGTCTCCCGTCATCGATTTGGCGGTCGTCTACGCCAATTTTGTGAACCAGAAGCTAACAACACCCGGGACTATCACGGCGGATAGTACCACGTCGAATGCAGCCGGTGAGAGTGGCAATTTGTGTGAGTTTTCCATGCAGGAATGTGGGTTGGGAGGCAATGAGTATCAAGTGGCCGGTTGCTTTGGGTTAGAGGAGAATAGTGAGAATCAAGTGGATAACATTGAAGTGGCGGCGCGTGAACTTCAATTGCCGCCGTTACCGGGGGAGGAGATGGTGGGAGGTTGGGCAAACTCTATGATAatgaatcatcatcatcatcatttgcAACCAACACGAGTGGAAGTGTTTGGAATGGAAACTCAAGATCCAACTTTGGTTGGTGGTAATTGGAGCCCTATTGATTTATCAAATTATGAAACATTCTCAAGGGCTTAa